Proteins encoded in a region of the Drosophila gunungcola strain Sukarami chromosome 3L unlocalized genomic scaffold, Dgunungcola_SK_2 000005F, whole genome shotgun sequence genome:
- the LOC128259032 gene encoding G-protein coupled receptor Mth isoform X2 → MLDVSYQPGVWTERMRILPRLFATVLMLIAQQTNADIPDCDFFDTVNISTAQKLSNGSYLYEDLVIPAHLTGEYDYKPLWDDSKEKVASHLRGCVCKLKTCIRFCCPHDHIMHEGICYDDMTQEDSDGIDPFVNLTLGNGSVVTRHFKNEFILQWDLPMPCANGNMFYLDSREETDKYTLFKNGTFKRHHDNAFFSKREYCLQHMELNDEVLNTTFLKIVPHTCLVEQSETGKTAQTVVMIISLICMVLTISVYLFVKKLQNLHGKCFICYMVCLFIGYLFLLLNLWHLSFSFCITAGFLGYFFVMAAFFWLSVISLHLWNTFSGTSHQVNRFLPESRFLTYNMFAWGMAALLTGVTYLADKFVENENWNPRVGKFEECWIFTLEWSAMLYFYGPMLLLIVFNITMFILTAIRIMRIKRDIQNFAHKQDRKQKLNSDKQTYTFFLRLFIIMGLSWSFEIISYLVQSNQPLANTLLVADYFNWGQGIIIFVLFILKPSTLRLLKERHQPKTTWSAISSRSRVSRSTTGASFNRFTRTNSSAPNTSLK, encoded by the exons ATGCTTGATGTTTCCTATCAGCCCGGCGTGTGGACtga AAGAATGCGGATTCTTCCGAGATTGTTTGCCACAGTTCTTATGCTGATAGCGCAACAAACAAATGCGGACATACCCGATTGCGACTTCTTTGACACTGTCAATATATCGACAGCTCAAAAGTTATCAAATGGCTCATATCTATATGAAGACTTGGTCATTCCCGCACATTTGACGGGTGAATATGACTACAAACCTTTGTGGGACGACTCGAAGGAGAAGGTGGCGAGCCACTTAAGAGGATGTGTCTGCAAATTGAAGACCTGCATCCGGTTCTGCTGCCCTCACGATCACATAATGCACGAAGGCATATGCTATGATGACATGACGCAGGAGGACTCGGACGGGATCGATCCATTCGTGAACTTGACCCTCGGCAACGGATCGGTGGTCACAAGGCACTTCAAAAACGAATTCATCTTGCAGTGGGACTTGCCCATGCCCTGTGCCAATGGCAATATGTTCTACCTAGACAGCAGAGAAGAAACGGATAAGTACACTCTGTTCAAG AATGGAACCTTTAAGCGCCACCATGACAACGCGTTCTTCAGCAAGCGAGAATACTGCCTCCAGCATATGGAACTCAACGACGAAGTCCTAAACAcaacttttttgaaaattgtccCTCACACCTGCCTGGTAGAGCAATCTGAAACGGGGAAAACAGCACAAACTGTCG TGATGATCATTTCGCTGATTTGTATGGTGCTAACGATCAGCGTGTATCTCTTTGTCAAGAAGCTACAGAACTTGCACGGCAAGTGCTTCATCTGCTACATGGTCTGTCTCTTCATTGGTTACCTCTTCCTGTTGCTTAATTTGTGGCACCTATCGTTTAGTTTCTGCATTACAGCAG GTTTCCTGGGCTACTTTTTCGTCATGGCCGCATTCTTTTGGCTGTCTGTCATCAGTCTGCATCTTTGGAATACGTTCAGTGGGACCTCTCACCAAGTCAACAGATTCCTGCCGGAGTCTCGGTTTCTGACCTACAACATGTTCGCCTGGGGAATGGCGGCACTCTTGACCGGAGTCACCTATCTAGCTGATAAGTTCGTGGAGAACGAGAATTGGAATCCTCGTGTGGGCAAATTTGAAGAATGTTGGATCTTTA CTCTCGAATGGTCTGCCATGCTATACTTCTATGGGCCGATGCTGTTGCTGATTGTGTTTAACATTACCATGTTTATCCTAACGGCTATTCGCATAATGAGAATTAAGAGGGACATACAGAACTTTGCCCACAAACAAGACAGGAAGCAAAAGCTCAACTCGGACAAACAGAC TTACACCTTCTTTTTGCGACTCTTCATCATAATGGGTCTGTCGTGGAGTTTCGAGATAATCTCTTACTTGGTGCAGAGCAACCAACCTTTGGCCAACACTTTACTGGTGGCTGACTACTTTAACTGGGGTCAGGGCATCATCATATTTGTACTGTTTATTCTAAAGCCCAGCACGCTAAGACTTTTGAAGGAACG ACACCAGCCAAAAACCACGTGGAGTGCCATCAGTTCGAGATCGAGAGTAAGTCGAAGTACGACTGGTGCATCTTTCAATCGATTCACTAGGACAAACTCTTCGGCACCAAACACATCATTAAAGTAG
- the LOC128259032 gene encoding G-protein coupled receptor Mth isoform X1, translating to MAEVFTTYKGVFGLQRIVSFKFKRMRILPRLFATVLMLIAQQTNADIPDCDFFDTVNISTAQKLSNGSYLYEDLVIPAHLTGEYDYKPLWDDSKEKVASHLRGCVCKLKTCIRFCCPHDHIMHEGICYDDMTQEDSDGIDPFVNLTLGNGSVVTRHFKNEFILQWDLPMPCANGNMFYLDSREETDKYTLFKNGTFKRHHDNAFFSKREYCLQHMELNDEVLNTTFLKIVPHTCLVEQSETGKTAQTVVMIISLICMVLTISVYLFVKKLQNLHGKCFICYMVCLFIGYLFLLLNLWHLSFSFCITAGFLGYFFVMAAFFWLSVISLHLWNTFSGTSHQVNRFLPESRFLTYNMFAWGMAALLTGVTYLADKFVENENWNPRVGKFEECWIFTLEWSAMLYFYGPMLLLIVFNITMFILTAIRIMRIKRDIQNFAHKQDRKQKLNSDKQTYTFFLRLFIIMGLSWSFEIISYLVQSNQPLANTLLVADYFNWGQGIIIFVLFILKPSTLRLLKERHQPKTTWSAISSRSRVSRSTTGASFNRFTRTNSSAPNTSLK from the exons ATGGCAGAAGTTTTCACAACATATAAGGGCGTGTTTGGCTTACAAAGAATAGTTTCATTCAAGTTCAA AAGAATGCGGATTCTTCCGAGATTGTTTGCCACAGTTCTTATGCTGATAGCGCAACAAACAAATGCGGACATACCCGATTGCGACTTCTTTGACACTGTCAATATATCGACAGCTCAAAAGTTATCAAATGGCTCATATCTATATGAAGACTTGGTCATTCCCGCACATTTGACGGGTGAATATGACTACAAACCTTTGTGGGACGACTCGAAGGAGAAGGTGGCGAGCCACTTAAGAGGATGTGTCTGCAAATTGAAGACCTGCATCCGGTTCTGCTGCCCTCACGATCACATAATGCACGAAGGCATATGCTATGATGACATGACGCAGGAGGACTCGGACGGGATCGATCCATTCGTGAACTTGACCCTCGGCAACGGATCGGTGGTCACAAGGCACTTCAAAAACGAATTCATCTTGCAGTGGGACTTGCCCATGCCCTGTGCCAATGGCAATATGTTCTACCTAGACAGCAGAGAAGAAACGGATAAGTACACTCTGTTCAAG AATGGAACCTTTAAGCGCCACCATGACAACGCGTTCTTCAGCAAGCGAGAATACTGCCTCCAGCATATGGAACTCAACGACGAAGTCCTAAACAcaacttttttgaaaattgtccCTCACACCTGCCTGGTAGAGCAATCTGAAACGGGGAAAACAGCACAAACTGTCG TGATGATCATTTCGCTGATTTGTATGGTGCTAACGATCAGCGTGTATCTCTTTGTCAAGAAGCTACAGAACTTGCACGGCAAGTGCTTCATCTGCTACATGGTCTGTCTCTTCATTGGTTACCTCTTCCTGTTGCTTAATTTGTGGCACCTATCGTTTAGTTTCTGCATTACAGCAG GTTTCCTGGGCTACTTTTTCGTCATGGCCGCATTCTTTTGGCTGTCTGTCATCAGTCTGCATCTTTGGAATACGTTCAGTGGGACCTCTCACCAAGTCAACAGATTCCTGCCGGAGTCTCGGTTTCTGACCTACAACATGTTCGCCTGGGGAATGGCGGCACTCTTGACCGGAGTCACCTATCTAGCTGATAAGTTCGTGGAGAACGAGAATTGGAATCCTCGTGTGGGCAAATTTGAAGAATGTTGGATCTTTA CTCTCGAATGGTCTGCCATGCTATACTTCTATGGGCCGATGCTGTTGCTGATTGTGTTTAACATTACCATGTTTATCCTAACGGCTATTCGCATAATGAGAATTAAGAGGGACATACAGAACTTTGCCCACAAACAAGACAGGAAGCAAAAGCTCAACTCGGACAAACAGAC TTACACCTTCTTTTTGCGACTCTTCATCATAATGGGTCTGTCGTGGAGTTTCGAGATAATCTCTTACTTGGTGCAGAGCAACCAACCTTTGGCCAACACTTTACTGGTGGCTGACTACTTTAACTGGGGTCAGGGCATCATCATATTTGTACTGTTTATTCTAAAGCCCAGCACGCTAAGACTTTTGAAGGAACG ACACCAGCCAAAAACCACGTGGAGTGCCATCAGTTCGAGATCGAGAGTAAGTCGAAGTACGACTGGTGCATCTTTCAATCGATTCACTAGGACAAACTCTTCGGCACCAAACACATCATTAAAGTAG
- the LOC128259032 gene encoding G-protein coupled receptor Mth isoform X6 — MIISLICMVLTISVYLFVKKLQNLHGKCFICYMVCLFIGYLFLLLNLWHLSFSFCITAGFLGYFFVMAAFFWLSVISLHLWNTFSGTSHQVNRFLPESRFLTYNMFAWGMAALLTGVTYLADKFVENENWNPRVGKFEECWIFTLEWSAMLYFYGPMLLLIVFNITMFILTAIRIMRIKRDIQNFAHKQDRKQKLNSDKQTYTFFLRLFIIMGLSWSFEIISYLVQSNQPLANTLLVADYFNWGQGIIIFVLFILKPSTLRLLKERHQPKTTWSAISSRSRVSRSTTGASFNRFTRTNSSAPNTSLK, encoded by the exons ATGATCATTTCGCTGATTTGTATGGTGCTAACGATCAGCGTGTATCTCTTTGTCAAGAAGCTACAGAACTTGCACGGCAAGTGCTTCATCTGCTACATGGTCTGTCTCTTCATTGGTTACCTCTTCCTGTTGCTTAATTTGTGGCACCTATCGTTTAGTTTCTGCATTACAGCAG GTTTCCTGGGCTACTTTTTCGTCATGGCCGCATTCTTTTGGCTGTCTGTCATCAGTCTGCATCTTTGGAATACGTTCAGTGGGACCTCTCACCAAGTCAACAGATTCCTGCCGGAGTCTCGGTTTCTGACCTACAACATGTTCGCCTGGGGAATGGCGGCACTCTTGACCGGAGTCACCTATCTAGCTGATAAGTTCGTGGAGAACGAGAATTGGAATCCTCGTGTGGGCAAATTTGAAGAATGTTGGATCTTTA CTCTCGAATGGTCTGCCATGCTATACTTCTATGGGCCGATGCTGTTGCTGATTGTGTTTAACATTACCATGTTTATCCTAACGGCTATTCGCATAATGAGAATTAAGAGGGACATACAGAACTTTGCCCACAAACAAGACAGGAAGCAAAAGCTCAACTCGGACAAACAGAC TTACACCTTCTTTTTGCGACTCTTCATCATAATGGGTCTGTCGTGGAGTTTCGAGATAATCTCTTACTTGGTGCAGAGCAACCAACCTTTGGCCAACACTTTACTGGTGGCTGACTACTTTAACTGGGGTCAGGGCATCATCATATTTGTACTGTTTATTCTAAAGCCCAGCACGCTAAGACTTTTGAAGGAACG ACACCAGCCAAAAACCACGTGGAGTGCCATCAGTTCGAGATCGAGAGTAAGTCGAAGTACGACTGGTGCATCTTTCAATCGATTCACTAGGACAAACTCTTCGGCACCAAACACATCATTAAAGTAG
- the LOC128259032 gene encoding G-protein coupled receptor Mth isoform X4, which yields MQTFRGNSKRMRILPRLFATVLMLIAQQTNADIPDCDFFDTVNISTAQKLSNGSYLYEDLVIPAHLTGEYDYKPLWDDSKEKVASHLRGCVCKLKTCIRFCCPHDHIMHEGICYDDMTQEDSDGIDPFVNLTLGNGSVVTRHFKNEFILQWDLPMPCANGNMFYLDSREETDKYTLFKNGTFKRHHDNAFFSKREYCLQHMELNDEVLNTTFLKIVPHTCLVEQSETGKTAQTVVMIISLICMVLTISVYLFVKKLQNLHGKCFICYMVCLFIGYLFLLLNLWHLSFSFCITAGFLGYFFVMAAFFWLSVISLHLWNTFSGTSHQVNRFLPESRFLTYNMFAWGMAALLTGVTYLADKFVENENWNPRVGKFEECWIFTLEWSAMLYFYGPMLLLIVFNITMFILTAIRIMRIKRDIQNFAHKQDRKQKLNSDKQTYTFFLRLFIIMGLSWSFEIISYLVQSNQPLANTLLVADYFNWGQGIIIFVLFILKPSTLRLLKERHQPKTTWSAISSRSRVSRSTTGASFNRFTRTNSSAPNTSLK from the exons ATGCAGACATTCCGTGGAAATTCAAA AAGAATGCGGATTCTTCCGAGATTGTTTGCCACAGTTCTTATGCTGATAGCGCAACAAACAAATGCGGACATACCCGATTGCGACTTCTTTGACACTGTCAATATATCGACAGCTCAAAAGTTATCAAATGGCTCATATCTATATGAAGACTTGGTCATTCCCGCACATTTGACGGGTGAATATGACTACAAACCTTTGTGGGACGACTCGAAGGAGAAGGTGGCGAGCCACTTAAGAGGATGTGTCTGCAAATTGAAGACCTGCATCCGGTTCTGCTGCCCTCACGATCACATAATGCACGAAGGCATATGCTATGATGACATGACGCAGGAGGACTCGGACGGGATCGATCCATTCGTGAACTTGACCCTCGGCAACGGATCGGTGGTCACAAGGCACTTCAAAAACGAATTCATCTTGCAGTGGGACTTGCCCATGCCCTGTGCCAATGGCAATATGTTCTACCTAGACAGCAGAGAAGAAACGGATAAGTACACTCTGTTCAAG AATGGAACCTTTAAGCGCCACCATGACAACGCGTTCTTCAGCAAGCGAGAATACTGCCTCCAGCATATGGAACTCAACGACGAAGTCCTAAACAcaacttttttgaaaattgtccCTCACACCTGCCTGGTAGAGCAATCTGAAACGGGGAAAACAGCACAAACTGTCG TGATGATCATTTCGCTGATTTGTATGGTGCTAACGATCAGCGTGTATCTCTTTGTCAAGAAGCTACAGAACTTGCACGGCAAGTGCTTCATCTGCTACATGGTCTGTCTCTTCATTGGTTACCTCTTCCTGTTGCTTAATTTGTGGCACCTATCGTTTAGTTTCTGCATTACAGCAG GTTTCCTGGGCTACTTTTTCGTCATGGCCGCATTCTTTTGGCTGTCTGTCATCAGTCTGCATCTTTGGAATACGTTCAGTGGGACCTCTCACCAAGTCAACAGATTCCTGCCGGAGTCTCGGTTTCTGACCTACAACATGTTCGCCTGGGGAATGGCGGCACTCTTGACCGGAGTCACCTATCTAGCTGATAAGTTCGTGGAGAACGAGAATTGGAATCCTCGTGTGGGCAAATTTGAAGAATGTTGGATCTTTA CTCTCGAATGGTCTGCCATGCTATACTTCTATGGGCCGATGCTGTTGCTGATTGTGTTTAACATTACCATGTTTATCCTAACGGCTATTCGCATAATGAGAATTAAGAGGGACATACAGAACTTTGCCCACAAACAAGACAGGAAGCAAAAGCTCAACTCGGACAAACAGAC TTACACCTTCTTTTTGCGACTCTTCATCATAATGGGTCTGTCGTGGAGTTTCGAGATAATCTCTTACTTGGTGCAGAGCAACCAACCTTTGGCCAACACTTTACTGGTGGCTGACTACTTTAACTGGGGTCAGGGCATCATCATATTTGTACTGTTTATTCTAAAGCCCAGCACGCTAAGACTTTTGAAGGAACG ACACCAGCCAAAAACCACGTGGAGTGCCATCAGTTCGAGATCGAGAGTAAGTCGAAGTACGACTGGTGCATCTTTCAATCGATTCACTAGGACAAACTCTTCGGCACCAAACACATCATTAAAGTAG
- the LOC128259039 gene encoding odorant receptor 85c-like has product MRRLRELTQRIWESHEDSGTIGSIELDVWLAQLTGLPLLDIKTESKFQRIRILVTSYVVLPCLFCYVWLEIYDLVLNWNDVDVMTQNVVETLTHLGYWFKVFNTFYHYGEIKQIILKFRFLTRTCVLSSQQKKTFHQVEAESKLACLTYFCLTVFSSTMALVMVLSAPDEMAGKRFPFRVYMPSWMPPVVQHVYMGLCLWFVCCGVTTIDNLNVLLMNHICLHLKILNLAFEALELGPEKRVEVDPHHWMESIVKYHCSLIELRQRMERVYMLPVMFQFASSLLVVAMTVFQMLLGDGSNSSVLMYFLLVGLLCQIFLYCWFGNEVFEQSKTLSISGFGCNWLQFDVRFRRCLLIFMVNASRPFLFTAGGFMGLTLTSFANILGKSYSIVAVLRQMYGRAQ; this is encoded by the exons ATGCGTAGGCTACGGGAACTGACCCAACGGATTTGGGAATCGCATGAGGACAGTGGTACTATTGGGTCCATAGAGCTAGACGTGTGGCTAGCCCAGTTAACTGGACTGCCGCTTTTGGATATCAAGACCGAGTCAAAATTCCAGAGAATCCGCATCCTCGTCACCAGCTACGTTGTATTGCCGTGCCTCTTTTGCTATGTGTGGCTCGAAATATATGACCTGGTACTCAATTGGAATGACGTAGACGTGATGACCCAAAACGTGGTGGAGACGCTGACCCACTTGGGTTACTGGTTTAAG GTGTTCAACACTTTTTACCACTACGGGGAGATAAAGCAGATCATTTTGAAGTTTAGGTTTCTCACCAGAACTTGCGTGCTATCCTCTCAGCAGAAGAAGACCTTTCACCAAGTGGAGGCGGAGAGCAAGCTGGCCTGTCTTACGTACTTCTGTCTAACCGTTTTTTCATCGACAATGGCCTTGGTCATGGTGTTAAGTG CTCCAGACGAAATGGCGGGTAAGCGATTCCCGTTTCGCGTTTATATGCCATCCTGGATGCCTCCTGTGGTACAACATGTATACATGGGTCTCTGTCTGTGGTTTGTCTGCTGCGGTGTCACCACCATCGACAATTTGAATGTGCTTTTAATGAACCACATCTGCCTGCACCTCAAGATTCTTAATCTGGCCTTCGAGGCCCTGGAACTTGGCCCGGAAAAGCGGGTAGAGGTTGATCCGCACCACTGGATGGAATCCATTGTCAAATATCACTGCAGTCTGATTGA GTTGCGTCAGCGAATGGAGCGAGTGTACATGCTGCCAGTCATGTTTCAGTTCGCATCATCCCTACTCGTGGTGGCCATGACGGTATTCCAGATGCTATTGGGTGACGGATCCAACAGCTCGGTGCTCATGTACTTTCTGCTTGTGGGATTACTGTGTCAGATATTCCTCTACTGTTGGTTTGGCAACGAGGTTTTCGAGCAG AGCAAGACGCTTTCCATCTCCGGATTCGGCTGCAACTGGCTCCAGTTCGACGTTCGGTTCAGGAGGTGCCTTCTCATATTTATGGTAAATGCGAGCCGACCATTCCTGTTTACGGCAGGCGGATTCATGGGTCTCACCCTAACGAGCTTCGCTAACATTCTGGGAAAGTCCTACTCCATTGTGGCAGTTCTGCGGCAGATGTACGGCAGGGCCCAATAA
- the LOC128259032 gene encoding G-protein coupled receptor Mth isoform X5 — translation MRILPRLFATVLMLIAQQTNADIPDCDFFDTVNISTAQKLSNGSYLYEDLVIPAHLTGEYDYKPLWDDSKEKVASHLRGCVCKLKTCIRFCCPHDHIMHEGICYDDMTQEDSDGIDPFVNLTLGNGSVVTRHFKNEFILQWDLPMPCANGNMFYLDSREETDKYTLFKNGTFKRHHDNAFFSKREYCLQHMELNDEVLNTTFLKIVPHTCLVEQSETGKTAQTVVMIISLICMVLTISVYLFVKKLQNLHGKCFICYMVCLFIGYLFLLLNLWHLSFSFCITAGFLGYFFVMAAFFWLSVISLHLWNTFSGTSHQVNRFLPESRFLTYNMFAWGMAALLTGVTYLADKFVENENWNPRVGKFEECWIFTLEWSAMLYFYGPMLLLIVFNITMFILTAIRIMRIKRDIQNFAHKQDRKQKLNSDKQTYTFFLRLFIIMGLSWSFEIISYLVQSNQPLANTLLVADYFNWGQGIIIFVLFILKPSTLRLLKERHQPKTTWSAISSRSRVSRSTTGASFNRFTRTNSSAPNTSLK, via the exons ATGCGGATTCTTCCGAGATTGTTTGCCACAGTTCTTATGCTGATAGCGCAACAAACAAATGCGGACATACCCGATTGCGACTTCTTTGACACTGTCAATATATCGACAGCTCAAAAGTTATCAAATGGCTCATATCTATATGAAGACTTGGTCATTCCCGCACATTTGACGGGTGAATATGACTACAAACCTTTGTGGGACGACTCGAAGGAGAAGGTGGCGAGCCACTTAAGAGGATGTGTCTGCAAATTGAAGACCTGCATCCGGTTCTGCTGCCCTCACGATCACATAATGCACGAAGGCATATGCTATGATGACATGACGCAGGAGGACTCGGACGGGATCGATCCATTCGTGAACTTGACCCTCGGCAACGGATCGGTGGTCACAAGGCACTTCAAAAACGAATTCATCTTGCAGTGGGACTTGCCCATGCCCTGTGCCAATGGCAATATGTTCTACCTAGACAGCAGAGAAGAAACGGATAAGTACACTCTGTTCAAG AATGGAACCTTTAAGCGCCACCATGACAACGCGTTCTTCAGCAAGCGAGAATACTGCCTCCAGCATATGGAACTCAACGACGAAGTCCTAAACAcaacttttttgaaaattgtccCTCACACCTGCCTGGTAGAGCAATCTGAAACGGGGAAAACAGCACAAACTGTCG TGATGATCATTTCGCTGATTTGTATGGTGCTAACGATCAGCGTGTATCTCTTTGTCAAGAAGCTACAGAACTTGCACGGCAAGTGCTTCATCTGCTACATGGTCTGTCTCTTCATTGGTTACCTCTTCCTGTTGCTTAATTTGTGGCACCTATCGTTTAGTTTCTGCATTACAGCAG GTTTCCTGGGCTACTTTTTCGTCATGGCCGCATTCTTTTGGCTGTCTGTCATCAGTCTGCATCTTTGGAATACGTTCAGTGGGACCTCTCACCAAGTCAACAGATTCCTGCCGGAGTCTCGGTTTCTGACCTACAACATGTTCGCCTGGGGAATGGCGGCACTCTTGACCGGAGTCACCTATCTAGCTGATAAGTTCGTGGAGAACGAGAATTGGAATCCTCGTGTGGGCAAATTTGAAGAATGTTGGATCTTTA CTCTCGAATGGTCTGCCATGCTATACTTCTATGGGCCGATGCTGTTGCTGATTGTGTTTAACATTACCATGTTTATCCTAACGGCTATTCGCATAATGAGAATTAAGAGGGACATACAGAACTTTGCCCACAAACAAGACAGGAAGCAAAAGCTCAACTCGGACAAACAGAC TTACACCTTCTTTTTGCGACTCTTCATCATAATGGGTCTGTCGTGGAGTTTCGAGATAATCTCTTACTTGGTGCAGAGCAACCAACCTTTGGCCAACACTTTACTGGTGGCTGACTACTTTAACTGGGGTCAGGGCATCATCATATTTGTACTGTTTATTCTAAAGCCCAGCACGCTAAGACTTTTGAAGGAACG ACACCAGCCAAAAACCACGTGGAGTGCCATCAGTTCGAGATCGAGAGTAAGTCGAAGTACGACTGGTGCATCTTTCAATCGATTCACTAGGACAAACTCTTCGGCACCAAACACATCATTAAAGTAG
- the LOC128259032 gene encoding G-protein coupled receptor Mth isoform X3, whose product MAEVFTTYKGVFGLQRIVSFKFKRMRILPRLFATVLMLIAQQTNADIPDCDFFDTVNISTAQKLSNGSYLYEDLVIPAHLTGEYDYKPLWDDSKEKVASHLRGCVCKLKTCIRFCCPHDHIMHEGICYDDMTQEDSDGIDPFVNLTLGNGSVVTRHFKNEFILQWDLPMPCANGNMFYLDSREETDKYTLFKNGTFKRHHDNAFFSKREYCLQHMELNDEVLNTTFLKIVPHTCLVEQSETGKTAQTVVMIISLICMVLTISVYLFVKKLQNLHGKCFICYMVCLFIGYLFLLLNLWHLSFSFCITAGFLGYFFVMAAFFWLSVISLHLWNTFSGTSHQVNRFLPESRFLTYNMFAWGMAALLTGVTYLADKFVENENWNPRVGKFEECWIFTLEWSAMLYFYGPMLLLIVFNITMFILTAIRIMRIKRDIQNFAHKQDRKQKLNSDKQTYTFFLRLFIIMGLSWSFEIISYLVQSNQPLANTLLVADYFNWGQGIIIFVLFILKPSTLRLLKERIRGGSEELEPGDSEEEISLENTKFDPNVL is encoded by the exons ATGGCAGAAGTTTTCACAACATATAAGGGCGTGTTTGGCTTACAAAGAATAGTTTCATTCAAGTTCAA AAGAATGCGGATTCTTCCGAGATTGTTTGCCACAGTTCTTATGCTGATAGCGCAACAAACAAATGCGGACATACCCGATTGCGACTTCTTTGACACTGTCAATATATCGACAGCTCAAAAGTTATCAAATGGCTCATATCTATATGAAGACTTGGTCATTCCCGCACATTTGACGGGTGAATATGACTACAAACCTTTGTGGGACGACTCGAAGGAGAAGGTGGCGAGCCACTTAAGAGGATGTGTCTGCAAATTGAAGACCTGCATCCGGTTCTGCTGCCCTCACGATCACATAATGCACGAAGGCATATGCTATGATGACATGACGCAGGAGGACTCGGACGGGATCGATCCATTCGTGAACTTGACCCTCGGCAACGGATCGGTGGTCACAAGGCACTTCAAAAACGAATTCATCTTGCAGTGGGACTTGCCCATGCCCTGTGCCAATGGCAATATGTTCTACCTAGACAGCAGAGAAGAAACGGATAAGTACACTCTGTTCAAG AATGGAACCTTTAAGCGCCACCATGACAACGCGTTCTTCAGCAAGCGAGAATACTGCCTCCAGCATATGGAACTCAACGACGAAGTCCTAAACAcaacttttttgaaaattgtccCTCACACCTGCCTGGTAGAGCAATCTGAAACGGGGAAAACAGCACAAACTGTCG TGATGATCATTTCGCTGATTTGTATGGTGCTAACGATCAGCGTGTATCTCTTTGTCAAGAAGCTACAGAACTTGCACGGCAAGTGCTTCATCTGCTACATGGTCTGTCTCTTCATTGGTTACCTCTTCCTGTTGCTTAATTTGTGGCACCTATCGTTTAGTTTCTGCATTACAGCAG GTTTCCTGGGCTACTTTTTCGTCATGGCCGCATTCTTTTGGCTGTCTGTCATCAGTCTGCATCTTTGGAATACGTTCAGTGGGACCTCTCACCAAGTCAACAGATTCCTGCCGGAGTCTCGGTTTCTGACCTACAACATGTTCGCCTGGGGAATGGCGGCACTCTTGACCGGAGTCACCTATCTAGCTGATAAGTTCGTGGAGAACGAGAATTGGAATCCTCGTGTGGGCAAATTTGAAGAATGTTGGATCTTTA CTCTCGAATGGTCTGCCATGCTATACTTCTATGGGCCGATGCTGTTGCTGATTGTGTTTAACATTACCATGTTTATCCTAACGGCTATTCGCATAATGAGAATTAAGAGGGACATACAGAACTTTGCCCACAAACAAGACAGGAAGCAAAAGCTCAACTCGGACAAACAGAC TTACACCTTCTTTTTGCGACTCTTCATCATAATGGGTCTGTCGTGGAGTTTCGAGATAATCTCTTACTTGGTGCAGAGCAACCAACCTTTGGCCAACACTTTACTGGTGGCTGACTACTTTAACTGGGGTCAGGGCATCATCATATTTGTACTGTTTATTCTAAAGCCCAGCACGCTAAGACTTTTGAAGGAACG CATTAGGGGTGGGAGTGAGGAATTGGAGCCCGGTGACAGCGAAGAAGAGATCTCGCTTGAGAATacgaaatttgatccaaatGTCCTGTAA